The region GTCCCAACACTACTAATACAGTTTGGGAAACCAAATTCAACGACCAAGCTTACCAAGCAAGCTATGACCTAGTAAATACCACCAATTACCCAAAGCCACTGGCCAAGGCATTGCTTCCATGACCTGCCAGGCGATCGCCGACATGCAATAAAATGCCTTCTATGATCTAGCCTAAGTAAAACTCTTCATTCTGCTGAACAACTGAGTTTTATCCATGAGTGAACATGAATATAATAAATATATTAATCAATTGAGAAGGCAATTGGTCAATGCTATGGAGAGAATAAAAACCCTTGAGTTAGCCATAGAACCAGATGGACGCATAAGCGAAGCATTTTCGGTGATGGAAAAACATATGGACGTTCGGTTTGATCAGTTTGATACCAGATTTGATCACCTGGAATCACGGCTAGATCGAATGGATCATCAATTTAATCAACTACAGGCAAAGTTAACAATTATTTTGGACGCAATTACCGGCATCGGTGATTTACCTGAAGAATGAAACAGTCTGACTGTAACTTTATCAAAAACATAAACACCATGCAGAACCGAATCACTATCCACCCAGATATTTGCAACGGTAAACCTACCATTGTCGGAACCAGGATTACGGTACAAACCATAATGGAATTTTTAGGAGCAGGAGATTCTCCAGAAGATATTCTGGAAGATTACCCAGCCTTAACAAGGGAAGATATTTATGCTTGTATGCAGTTTGCCGCAAAGCTGATGGGTAACCATTTTGAAATCAAAAAAATTGTATGAAAGGATTTTTATTTGACGAAAATTTGCCTGCTAAACTTCAACTAAGATCCTCCTTCCCTATCATTCACGTCTCAGTGTTGGGAGAGAGTCTTAGAGATACAGAAATTTGGCAATATGCCAAAGAAAATGACCTGGTAATTATTACTAAAGACGCTGATTTTTCTGATCGAATAATAATCGATTCTTTCCCACCAAAAGTTATTCATCTACGTTTTGGTAATATGCGTAAAAAAGAATTTAAGGAATTTCTTTCTCAAATTTGGCTGGAGATTGAAAAATTAGCTGTTGATCATAAATTAATTAATGTTTATCGAGATCGTATAGAATCATTTAGATGAGATTAGTCATCAAAGAAAAATGCTTGCGATATCAATCAGCAGACTTTTTTTAATTCACCACAGCCAAGTAGGTTAGTTCCTCACTAGCTAGGCCGCTGATGGTACCACCTAAATTTAAAACTTCTGCCAAAAAGGCGATCGCCTCCGAGGTAATAATTTCTCCGGGGACAAGGACGGGAATACCGGGGGGATAGGGACAAAGCAGACCAGCACTAATTTTCCCAATGGCTTCATTAACGGTTACTAGTTTTTGGGGAGCATGGGCGGCTCGACGGGGAGTCATGGCCAGGGTAGTACTAGGTAAGGGGGGTAAAGTTAATTGAAGCGGTTGTTGAAAACTCGTGGGCGCTAACTGAGTTAAAGCTTCTAATAAACGAGCTAAATCCTGGACTTGATTGCCAATGCTGACGATAAAACTTAACTGCCGTAGGGTGGGCAATTCCGCTGTAATTTGAAATTTTTCCCGCAGAAAATCATCTAATTCAAATCCGGACATTCCCCAGGCGGTCGCATCGATGGTAATGCGGGTGGGATCGAGGGCTAAAGCTCCGGAATAAGGTTGGGAAATTTCTAATAAAACTAACCCCGGAATTTGAGCTAATTTTTGTCGGTAATGGAGGGCAAATTCCCAGATTTTTGTCATCATTTCTCGTCCACCATTGGCCATTTGGTGTCGGGCGCTATCGAGGGAAGCCAGCAAAACATAATTGGGGCTGGTGGATTGAATTAATTGCAAACATTGACTGATTTTTTGGGGATTAATCAAACTGCCTTGGGCGTGTACCATGGCGCACTGGCTCAGAGCTCCCAACATCTTATGGGTGGATTGGACCACAATGTCTGCCCCCAATTCCAAAGCTGGTCTAGGGAACAGGGGATGAAAGGGAAAATGGCCCCCATGGGCTTCATCAACAATGACAGGTAAATTAGCCCCATGACTCAATTCAACTAACTTCTGTAAGTCCCCCACAACGCCATGGTAGGTAGGATGGAGCAAAAATACCGCTTTGGCATCGTCATGTTTTTGTAGCGCTTGGCATAGGGTTTCTGGCCTAATCCCCAAAGCCAAATCCCAATCAGCGTAAACTTCCGGTTGCAAAAATATTGGTACAGCCCCGGCATGGATTACTCCAGCGATCGCCGCTTGATGCACATTCCGAGGCAAGAGAATTTTATCCCCATCGCCACAGGTGGCCAAAATTGCCGCCACAATGCCCGCCGTAGAACCATTAACAGAAAACCAGGTTCGTTCTGCTCCCCACAAATCCGCCGCTAACTCCTGGGCCTTGGCGATCGCCCCGCTGGGAGCAAACAGATTGTCCAGCTCTGGCAATTCCGGCAAGTCAGCTTGGAATAGGGCTGGCCCTAACCATTGTTTAAATGCAGGGGCAATACCCTGACCCCGTTTATGGCCCGGCGCGTAAAAAGGGGTGTCCGACTGCTGGGCAAGGTTTTTCAGCGCATTCGCTAGGGGTAAATCCTGTTGATCTAAACTAGCCATTACAGATCAGGAAAAACAGTTTGCACCGCCGGCTGCACTAATTTTCCTGCCTGGACATTAACTCCCTTGGCCAACGGCACATCATTCTCCCAAGCTTTTTTCCCCTGGTGGGCCAATTTCAACACGTAGGGCAAAGTACTATTGTTCAGCGCTTGGGTGGCTGTCCAGGGAGCGGCCCCAGGCATATTAGGAATACCCACATGGACTACTCCCGCCTCCAGGTAACTGGGCTCACTGTGAGATGTAACCCGTAAAGTTTCTACACAGCCTCCTTGGTCGATCGCCACATCCATAATTACTGCCCCCGGTAACATTTGCTCTACTTGGGAGCGAGACACTAAAACAGGGGCCCGTTTTCCAGGGATTAATACCGCTCCAATTAACAAATCGGTGTGGGGTAATAGCTCTTCAATCTCGCTGGCATTGCTGTAACGCAGATCCACCCTGGAGCCGAATAATTCCCCCAATTGGTTTAAACGATCCACATTGACATCCAAAATAGTCACCACAGCCCCCAGCCCGATCGCCATTTTGGCCGCCTCTGTACCGACAACGCCGCCCCCGAGGATAGTCACCTGCCCTGCTTTGACTCCGGGCACGCCCCCCAATAAAACTCCCCGGCCACCCTGTTGTTTTTCCAGGTAATGGGCCCCCATTTGCACCGCCAACCGCCCGGCAATGCGACTCATGGGCGCTAACAAAGGCAATTGACCATTGGCCAGTTCCACCGTTTCGTAGGCGATCGCCGTAATGCCGGATTTAATTAGAGCTTCGGTCAGGGCACGTTCTGCTGCTAAATGGAGATAGGTGAACAACAACTTAGGCAGAATTAAATATTCATATTCCCTGGGGAGAGGCTCTTTCACCTTCACCACCAGTTCCCTCTGCCAAGCTTCTTTGGCGGTCGTAACCAACTGGGCTCCCACCTTTGCATAGGCCCCATCGGGGAAACCAGAACCTACTCCGGCCCCTTGTTCCACAAAGACCTCATGGCCCTGGGCCACCAATGCTCGCACACTACTGGGGGTCAGCCCCACCCGAAATTCCTGGTCTTTAATTTCCTTGGGAACACCAATTTCCATACCGATCTCTGCAAGGGGGATACTATGCCAACCCCCCTATTAAATCAGACATTTCCACCGATGCCATGGACTAGGACTGCAACTAGGGATTGGCCGTAAATTCCCTTAAAATAGTAAGTCTGCTTAGATCAACAAAATCATTGAGAGGTTTGCCTTGCTAACATTGGGGGTCAACATCGATCACGTAGCCACTATTCGCCAAGCCCGTCAAACGGTGGAGCCAGACCCGATCGCCGCCGCTGTGTTGGCCGAACTAGCCGGAGCCGATGGCATTACAGCCCATTTACGGGAAGATCGTCGCCACATCCAAGAACGAGACGTGGAAATATTGCGCCAAACGGTGCGTACCCATTTAAACCTAGAGATGGCCGCCACCAAGGAAATGGTAGGCATTGCTCTCAAATTGAAGCCCGACTACGTCACCCTAGTACCGGAACGGCGGGAAGAAGTGACCACGGAAGGGGGTTTAGACGTGGCTGGTAACCTGGACTATTTGTTTGGGGTGGTTGAGCAGTTGCAATCCCAACAGATCCCCGTTAGCCTTTTCATCGACCCCGATGTGCCCCAACTGAAAGCCGCCGCCCAGAGCGGAACCAAATTTATCGAATTGCATACGGGCAAATATGCCAATGCCCCCACTGCCGACGACCAAGCCAGGGAATTAGGCTCCCTGGCCATTGCCTGTGATATTGCGCTAGAACTGGGGCTACGCATCAACGCCGGCCATGGACTGACCTATTGGAATGTGTGTCCCGTGGCGGAATTACCGGGCATGGAAGAATTGAATATTGGCCACAGCATCATGAGCCGAGCCATTCTGGTGGGCATGGAAAGGGCAGTGCGGGAAATGAAATTAGCCATGTTGGGCCTGCCATTTTAGCGCCAAGCCCATGGTAGGGTGGAAAGTTGGGCATTGACGATCCTACCCAGCGGTATAGTCAATCAGTATTTATTAGTTAT is a window of Synechocystis sp. PCC 7338 DNA encoding:
- a CDS encoding DUF433 domain-containing protein, which translates into the protein MKQSDCNFIKNINTMQNRITIHPDICNGKPTIVGTRITVQTIMEFLGAGDSPEDILEDYPALTREDIYACMQFAAKLMGNHFEIKKIV
- a CDS encoding aminotransferase class I/II-fold pyridoxal phosphate-dependent enzyme is translated as MASLDQQDLPLANALKNLAQQSDTPFYAPGHKRGQGIAPAFKQWLGPALFQADLPELPELDNLFAPSGAIAKAQELAADLWGAERTWFSVNGSTAGIVAAILATCGDGDKILLPRNVHQAAIAGVIHAGAVPIFLQPEVYADWDLALGIRPETLCQALQKHDDAKAVFLLHPTYHGVVGDLQKLVELSHGANLPVIVDEAHGGHFPFHPLFPRPALELGADIVVQSTHKMLGALSQCAMVHAQGSLINPQKISQCLQLIQSTSPNYVLLASLDSARHQMANGGREMMTKIWEFALHYRQKLAQIPGLVLLEISQPYSGALALDPTRITIDATAWGMSGFELDDFLREKFQITAELPTLRQLSFIVSIGNQVQDLARLLEALTQLAPTSFQQPLQLTLPPLPSTTLAMTPRRAAHAPQKLVTVNEAIGKISAGLLCPYPPGIPVLVPGEIITSEAIAFLAEVLNLGGTISGLASEELTYLAVVN
- a CDS encoding pyridoxine 5'-phosphate synthase, with amino-acid sequence MLTLGVNIDHVATIRQARQTVEPDPIAAAVLAELAGADGITAHLREDRRHIQERDVEILRQTVRTHLNLEMAATKEMVGIALKLKPDYVTLVPERREEVTTEGGLDVAGNLDYLFGVVEQLQSQQIPVSLFIDPDVPQLKAAAQSGTKFIELHTGKYANAPTADDQARELGSLAIACDIALELGLRINAGHGLTYWNVCPVAELPGMEELNIGHSIMSRAILVGMERAVREMKLAMLGLPF
- a CDS encoding DUF5615 family PIN-like protein, translated to MKGFLFDENLPAKLQLRSSFPIIHVSVLGESLRDTEIWQYAKENDLVIITKDADFSDRIIIDSFPPKVIHLRFGNMRKKEFKEFLSQIWLEIEKLAVDHKLINVYRDRIESFR
- the ald gene encoding alanine dehydrogenase, giving the protein MEIGVPKEIKDQEFRVGLTPSSVRALVAQGHEVFVEQGAGVGSGFPDGAYAKVGAQLVTTAKEAWQRELVVKVKEPLPREYEYLILPKLLFTYLHLAAERALTEALIKSGITAIAYETVELANGQLPLLAPMSRIAGRLAVQMGAHYLEKQQGGRGVLLGGVPGVKAGQVTILGGGVVGTEAAKMAIGLGAVVTILDVNVDRLNQLGELFGSRVDLRYSNASEIEELLPHTDLLIGAVLIPGKRAPVLVSRSQVEQMLPGAVIMDVAIDQGGCVETLRVTSHSEPSYLEAGVVHVGIPNMPGAAPWTATQALNNSTLPYVLKLAHQGKKAWENDVPLAKGVNVQAGKLVQPAVQTVFPDL